A stretch of Brassica napus cultivar Da-Ae chromosome C6, Da-Ae, whole genome shotgun sequence DNA encodes these proteins:
- the LOC106423190 gene encoding uncharacterized protein LOC106423190 — MSTGTDETMDRLFPKSLRKEMLRSTYVMFDAEDFSIPDPLLFKKNIVTAIEKEGYRGRIRINGYFGPKITIPQDLLDQYLEAGIYSKIFEGDRVARMNMMLLELLFWAMSHYPAGTNVLIITKNLKILEEHKVRDIIEALAVRDFYFAIEHPDTFYPPAACAESSELFIPIATRKRTLDG, encoded by the exons ATGTCCACGGGCACCGACGAAACGATGGACAGACTTTTCCCCAAGTCACTGAGAAAAGAGATGT TGCGCTCCACGTATGTTATGTTCGACGCGGAGGATTTCTCAATCCCTGATCCTCTTTTGTTTAAAAAGAATATCGTAACAGCTATTGAGAAAGAAGGTTATCGAGGTCGGATTAGAATCAACGGTTACTTTGGCCCAAAGATAACCATCCCCCAAGATTTGCTTGACCAATATTTGGAAGCCGGAATTTATTCCAAAATATTTGAAG GGGACAGAGTTGCTCGAATGAACATGATGTTACTGGAGCTTCTTTTCTGGGCAATGAGCCATTATCCTGCAGGAACAAATGTGCTGATAATCACAAAAAACCTAAAAATCCTAGAAGAACACAAGGTCCGGGATATTATTGAAGCTTTGGCAGTGAGAGATTTCTATTTTGCCATTGAACATCCTGATACCTTCTATCCGCCAGCAGCATGCGCCGAAAGTTCTGAGCTATTTATTCCAATAGCTACCAGAAAGAGGACGCTTGATGGATGA